The following are encoded together in the Lathyrus oleraceus cultivar Zhongwan6 chromosome 3, CAAS_Psat_ZW6_1.0, whole genome shotgun sequence genome:
- the LOC127125826 gene encoding zinc finger protein JACKDAW isoform X2, producing the protein MNILSDPFSLSSSTGAFDKIQNTNANPNPNPLPQASKKKRNLPDPDAEVIALSPKTLMATNRFVCEICNKGFQRDQNLQLHRRGHNLPWKLKQRSNKEPRKKVYICPEKTCVHHDAARALGDLTGIKKHFSRKHGEKKWKCEKCSKKYAVQSDWKAHVKTCGTREYKCDCGTLFSRKDSFITHRAFCDALAEESARQTSPLTPTTLNFKNEDSNLMNTQTSLSHGFISRQNIAGFPHEGFHDQQKPSLSLWLNHENQQNVNHHPYNSVDHVSSGFSDIMQMAQTSITPMSATALLQKAAQIGSTRSSTANNPSIFSGSFGVTSSSNSTQNHDEINNMVINQNMNQHGNFNPSSSSSAAMVGNNSNGFRDFLGVSSNHPFLPQELAKFASTMSSSMMSLNQFNEGCINEN; encoded by the exons ATGAATATTCTCAGTGACCCTTTTTCACTCTCCTCTTCCACTGGAGCTTTTGACAAAATCCAAAACACAAATGCAAACCCTAACCCTAATCCATTACCACAAGCCAGcaagaagaaaagaaatctaCCAG ATCCAGATGCAGAAGTCATTGCTCTTTCGCCGAAGACTCTAATGGCGACGAACCGATTCGTCTGCGAAATATGCAACAAAGGTTTCCAAAGGGATCAGAATCTTCAGCTGCATAGAAGAGGTCACAATCTACCATGGAAGCTAAAGCAAAGGTCCAACAAAGAACCAAGGAAAAAGGTATACATCTGCCCGGAGAAGACGTGCGTCCACCACGACGCAGCTAGGGCGCTCGGCGATCTCACCGGAATAAAGAAACATTTTAGCAGAAAACATGGAGAGAAGAAATGGAAATGTGAAAAATGTTCCAAGAAATATGCAGTTCAATCTGATTGGAAAGCTCATGTCAAAACTTGTGGTACTAGAGAATATAAGTGTGACTGTGGTACCCTCTTCTCTAG GAAGGATAGTTTTATTACACATAGAGCTTTCTGTGATGCTTTAGCTGAAGAGAGTGCAAGACAAACCTCACCACTCACTCCAACAACTCTAAATTTCAAGAATGAAGACTCAAATTTGATGAACACACAAACTAGTTTGTCACATGGATTCATATCACGTCAAAATATAGCTGGTTTTCCACATGAAGGGTTTCATGATCAGCAAAAGCCAAGTTTGTCACTGTGGTTGAACCATGAAAATCAACAGAATGTTAATCATCATCCATATAACTCAGTTGATCATGTTTCATCTGGTTTTAGTGATATCATGCAAATGGCACAAACTAGTATTACTCCAATGTCAGCTACTGCACTTCTTCAAAAAGCAGCTCAAATAGGTTCAACAAGAAGCAGTACTGCTAATAACCCTTCCATTTTCAGTGGAAGTTTTGGTGTAACGAGTTCATCTAATTCTACACAAAACCATGATGAGATTAATAACATGGTGATTAATCAGAATATGAACCAGCATGGGAATTTTAATCCAAGTAGTAGCAGTAGTGCAGCAATGGTTGGTAATAATTCTAATGGGTTTAGAGATTTTCTTGGGGTGAGTAGTAATCATCCATTTCTACCTCAAGAGCTTGCAAAGTTTGCTTCAACAATGAGCTCATCGATGATGAGTTTGAATCAATTCAATGAAGGATGCATCAATGAAAATTAG
- the LOC127125826 gene encoding zinc finger protein JACKDAW isoform X1, giving the protein MNILSDPFSLSSSTGAFDKIQNTNANPNPNPLPQASKKKRNLPGTPDPDAEVIALSPKTLMATNRFVCEICNKGFQRDQNLQLHRRGHNLPWKLKQRSNKEPRKKVYICPEKTCVHHDAARALGDLTGIKKHFSRKHGEKKWKCEKCSKKYAVQSDWKAHVKTCGTREYKCDCGTLFSRKDSFITHRAFCDALAEESARQTSPLTPTTLNFKNEDSNLMNTQTSLSHGFISRQNIAGFPHEGFHDQQKPSLSLWLNHENQQNVNHHPYNSVDHVSSGFSDIMQMAQTSITPMSATALLQKAAQIGSTRSSTANNPSIFSGSFGVTSSSNSTQNHDEINNMVINQNMNQHGNFNPSSSSSAAMVGNNSNGFRDFLGVSSNHPFLPQELAKFASTMSSSMMSLNQFNEGCINEN; this is encoded by the exons ATGAATATTCTCAGTGACCCTTTTTCACTCTCCTCTTCCACTGGAGCTTTTGACAAAATCCAAAACACAAATGCAAACCCTAACCCTAATCCATTACCACAAGCCAGcaagaagaaaagaaatctaCCAGGTACACCAG ATCCAGATGCAGAAGTCATTGCTCTTTCGCCGAAGACTCTAATGGCGACGAACCGATTCGTCTGCGAAATATGCAACAAAGGTTTCCAAAGGGATCAGAATCTTCAGCTGCATAGAAGAGGTCACAATCTACCATGGAAGCTAAAGCAAAGGTCCAACAAAGAACCAAGGAAAAAGGTATACATCTGCCCGGAGAAGACGTGCGTCCACCACGACGCAGCTAGGGCGCTCGGCGATCTCACCGGAATAAAGAAACATTTTAGCAGAAAACATGGAGAGAAGAAATGGAAATGTGAAAAATGTTCCAAGAAATATGCAGTTCAATCTGATTGGAAAGCTCATGTCAAAACTTGTGGTACTAGAGAATATAAGTGTGACTGTGGTACCCTCTTCTCTAG GAAGGATAGTTTTATTACACATAGAGCTTTCTGTGATGCTTTAGCTGAAGAGAGTGCAAGACAAACCTCACCACTCACTCCAACAACTCTAAATTTCAAGAATGAAGACTCAAATTTGATGAACACACAAACTAGTTTGTCACATGGATTCATATCACGTCAAAATATAGCTGGTTTTCCACATGAAGGGTTTCATGATCAGCAAAAGCCAAGTTTGTCACTGTGGTTGAACCATGAAAATCAACAGAATGTTAATCATCATCCATATAACTCAGTTGATCATGTTTCATCTGGTTTTAGTGATATCATGCAAATGGCACAAACTAGTATTACTCCAATGTCAGCTACTGCACTTCTTCAAAAAGCAGCTCAAATAGGTTCAACAAGAAGCAGTACTGCTAATAACCCTTCCATTTTCAGTGGAAGTTTTGGTGTAACGAGTTCATCTAATTCTACACAAAACCATGATGAGATTAATAACATGGTGATTAATCAGAATATGAACCAGCATGGGAATTTTAATCCAAGTAGTAGCAGTAGTGCAGCAATGGTTGGTAATAATTCTAATGGGTTTAGAGATTTTCTTGGGGTGAGTAGTAATCATCCATTTCTACCTCAAGAGCTTGCAAAGTTTGCTTCAACAATGAGCTCATCGATGATGAGTTTGAATCAATTCAATGAAGGATGCATCAATGAAAATTAG